One Leisingera sp. M658 genomic window carries:
- the rbfA gene encoding 30S ribosome-binding factor RbfA: protein MAKNKFQDGPGPSQRQLRVGELIRRSLSEVLARGDVHDPDLNRMSITVGEVRTSPDLKIATAFVLPLGGKGQEDVLKLLARNKGELRRAVGKKLGLKFAPDLRFRLDETFDQMDDTRRMLSQDAVRRDTEE, encoded by the coding sequence ATGGCAAAGAACAAATTCCAAGATGGCCCCGGCCCTTCCCAGCGCCAGCTTCGCGTCGGCGAACTGATCCGCCGATCTCTCTCTGAGGTGCTGGCGCGCGGGGATGTGCATGACCCGGACCTGAACCGCATGTCGATCACCGTAGGCGAGGTGCGCACCTCGCCGGATCTGAAAATCGCCACTGCCTTTGTGCTGCCTTTGGGCGGCAAGGGACAGGAGGACGTGCTGAAGCTCCTCGCCCGGAACAAGGGTGAGCTGCGCCGCGCGGTCGGCAAGAAGCTGGGGTTGAAGTTCGCCCCGGATCTGCGCTTCCGGCTGGATGAGACCTTTGATCAGATGGACGATACCCGCCGGATGCTGTCCCAGGACGCGGTGCGCCGCGACACGGAAGAGTGA
- the dapB gene encoding 4-hydroxy-tetrahydrodipicolinate reductase: MTRKPGIVITGASGRMGQMLIKTVLESDKARLTGAVEREGHAWVGRDAGEAMGGAPVGVTVTSDALEAFSKAQAVIDFTSPEATLNFSKLAAQARAVHVIGTTGMTNAQIAQLEPASRHAVIVRAGNMSLGVNLLVQLTKKVAAALDEDFDIEVIEAHHHHKVDAPSGTALMLGEAAAEGRGVHLSDVRDSGRDGITGARKRGDIGFTAIRGGDIVGEHDVLFAAAGERIVLRHMATDRAIFARGALKAALWGQDKAAGQYDMVDVLGL, encoded by the coding sequence ATGACCCGCAAACCAGGGATCGTGATTACCGGCGCATCAGGCCGCATGGGGCAGATGCTGATCAAGACGGTGCTGGAAAGCGATAAGGCCAGGCTGACCGGCGCGGTGGAGCGTGAAGGGCATGCCTGGGTTGGCCGCGATGCGGGCGAAGCAATGGGCGGGGCGCCCGTTGGTGTCACCGTCACGTCGGATGCGCTGGAGGCTTTTTCCAAAGCGCAGGCGGTGATTGATTTCACATCGCCGGAAGCGACGTTGAACTTTTCCAAGCTGGCAGCCCAAGCGCGCGCGGTGCATGTGATCGGCACCACCGGCATGACGAATGCGCAGATCGCCCAATTGGAGCCGGCCTCCCGGCACGCAGTGATCGTGCGCGCCGGCAACATGAGCCTTGGTGTGAATCTGCTGGTACAGCTGACCAAAAAGGTCGCCGCGGCGCTGGACGAGGATTTCGACATCGAAGTGATCGAGGCGCATCACCACCACAAGGTCGATGCTCCGTCTGGCACTGCATTGATGCTGGGCGAAGCCGCAGCCGAAGGCCGCGGCGTTCATCTGTCAGATGTGCGCGATTCCGGACGTGATGGCATCACCGGCGCCCGCAAGCGCGGCGACATCGGTTTCACCGCCATCCGCGGCGGTGACATCGTGGGCGAGCATGACGTGCTGTTTGCCGCCGCTGGCGAACGCATCGTGCTGCGCCATATGGCGACCGACCGCGCCATCTTTGCCCGCGGCGCGCTGAAGGCTGCGCTTTGGGGCCAGGACAAGGCGGCGGGACAATATGACATGGTGGATGTGCTGGGGCTCTGA
- a CDS encoding DUF1674 domain-containing protein encodes MSDDTPLGTNGLPPAALRALAEAEERRKAAALQEPRPKELGGRDGPDPARYGDWEKKGIAVDF; translated from the coding sequence ATGAGCGACGATACTCCACTTGGTACAAATGGCCTGCCTCCCGCCGCCCTGCGCGCATTGGCCGAAGCCGAAGAGCGCCGCAAGGCCGCTGCGCTGCAGGAGCCGCGCCCCAAGGAGCTGGGCGGACGCGATGGACCCGATCCAGCCCGCTATGGCGATTGGGAGAAAAAAGGCATCGCCGTCGATTTTTGA
- a CDS encoding RsmB/NOP family class I SAM-dependent RNA methyltransferase has protein sequence MSDANHARRTAVHLLDQVMGEGRLLAECYAAGALEKLAPEDRARAQRLAGETLRNLERADRVLKKHLKKTPPITVLNVLRLGTVELCSGGAAHGVVNAMVAIVSKHRRHGQLKGLVNAVLRKVAEDGPGEWAKLRVPRLPNWLRKPLVQAWGAEAMLGMEAAHYAGAALDVTAKPNSDLSALNGEILPTGSVRIANAGQVSALSGYETGDWWIQDAAAALPARILNVRPGENVLELCAAPGGKTMQMAAAGAKVTAVDVSQNRMSRLQENLTRTGLQAELVVGDALEQQGQFDAVLLDAPCSATGTIRRHPDLPQAKDGSDFGALIELQAQMLAHAWTLVKPGGRLMFCTCSLLPDEGECQVEEALDMFPEMSVDREGLQVPGVVPDWISEEGGLRLRPDYWPERGGMDGFYMALLRKSA, from the coding sequence ATGTCAGACGCCAATCACGCCCGCCGCACCGCGGTACACCTGTTGGATCAGGTTATGGGAGAGGGGCGGCTGCTGGCGGAATGCTATGCCGCAGGTGCCCTGGAGAAGCTGGCGCCGGAAGACCGGGCACGGGCGCAGCGGCTGGCTGGGGAAACCCTGCGCAACCTGGAACGCGCTGACCGGGTGCTGAAGAAACATCTGAAGAAAACACCGCCAATAACTGTGCTGAATGTGTTGCGGCTGGGAACGGTGGAACTGTGTTCGGGCGGCGCGGCGCACGGTGTCGTGAATGCTATGGTGGCCATTGTCTCCAAGCACCGCCGCCACGGGCAGCTCAAGGGGCTGGTCAATGCGGTCTTGCGCAAGGTGGCAGAGGACGGCCCGGGGGAATGGGCCAAGCTGCGTGTGCCGCGCCTGCCGAACTGGTTGCGCAAACCATTGGTGCAGGCCTGGGGAGCGGAGGCGATGCTGGGCATGGAGGCCGCGCATTACGCCGGTGCCGCGCTGGATGTGACGGCTAAACCCAATTCGGACTTGAGCGCTTTGAACGGGGAAATCTTGCCCACCGGTTCTGTGCGGATCGCAAATGCCGGGCAGGTATCGGCGCTTTCGGGATATGAGACCGGCGACTGGTGGATCCAGGATGCTGCCGCCGCGTTGCCCGCCCGCATTCTGAATGTTCGCCCAGGTGAGAATGTGCTGGAACTTTGTGCAGCGCCGGGCGGTAAAACCATGCAGATGGCGGCCGCGGGTGCCAAGGTGACCGCAGTGGATGTCTCCCAAAACCGGATGTCCAGGCTCCAGGAAAACCTGACCCGCACTGGACTGCAAGCGGAGCTGGTTGTGGGCGATGCACTGGAACAGCAGGGCCAGTTCGATGCCGTGCTGCTGGATGCCCCCTGTTCGGCCACCGGCACAATCCGCCGCCACCCGGACTTGCCGCAGGCCAAAGATGGCAGTGACTTTGGCGCCCTGATCGAACTGCAGGCGCAGATGCTGGCCCACGCCTGGACCCTGGTGAAACCTGGCGGGCGGCTGATGTTCTGCACTTGCTCCCTGCTGCCGGATGAGGGCGAATGCCAGGTGGAGGAAGCGCTGGACATGTTCCCGGAGATGTCAGTCGACCGCGAAGGATTGCAGGTGCCCGGCGTGGTTCCGGACTGGATCAGCGAAGAGGGCGGCTTGCGCTTGCGCCCCGACTACTGGCCGGAACGCGGCGGTATGGACGGGTTCTACATGGCCCTTTTGCGCAAATCCGCGTGA
- a CDS encoding heparinase II/III family protein, which yields MSTFDRMAGRGTRLLNSYYAWRARSQPAATGFVSQPEPRTIGSFARGRQLVAGNLLFAGYLVESPDTGLWEVAAPDAAFDAERHGFSWLDDLAAVGDFKARAKAQKWVWGWIQQHGRSGGLAWLPDLTGRRVIRWINHALFLLSGKEKDETEAFYHSLAQQTWFLAQRWQGAAPGLPRFEALCGLIYAGLALQGREELADPAVRALAAECEAQIDDQGGLPTRNPEELLEVFTLLTWAAAALHEAGRAVPPAHINAIERIAPTLRTLRHSDGGLARFHGGGRGLEGRLDHALAASHVAERHADGLAMGFARLSARRTSVLVDASAPPKGKASNYGHASTLAFELTSGRRPLIVNCGSGETFGVEWRRAGRATPSHSTLCIEGHSSARLAAPHKTTGHEELIEAPDEVPLEVRDLADGCRFQGGHNGYTSHFGLTHARTLDLAFDGRALSGEDMLVALDDAAKRQFTKVRDSNAEGGIGFDLRLHLHPEVDAALDLGGTAVSMALKSGEIWVFRHDGTCRLRLEPSVFLEKTRLKPRAAKQIVLSGRAMGYATRIRWTLSKAQETAIAVRDLNRDEPETFD from the coding sequence ATGTCCACTTTTGACAGAATGGCCGGCCGCGGCACCCGGCTGCTGAACAGCTATTACGCTTGGCGGGCGCGCAGCCAGCCGGCTGCTACCGGCTTTGTCTCGCAGCCCGAGCCGCGCACCATCGGCAGCTTTGCCCGTGGCCGTCAGCTGGTGGCTGGCAACCTGCTGTTTGCCGGGTACCTGGTCGAATCGCCTGACACCGGATTGTGGGAGGTCGCCGCGCCGGATGCGGCTTTCGATGCGGAGCGGCACGGTTTTTCCTGGCTCGATGACCTGGCAGCGGTCGGGGATTTCAAGGCCCGCGCCAAAGCGCAGAAATGGGTCTGGGGCTGGATCCAACAGCACGGACGCAGCGGCGGGCTGGCCTGGCTGCCCGATCTGACCGGGCGGCGGGTGATCCGCTGGATCAACCACGCGCTGTTCCTGCTCAGCGGCAAGGAAAAAGACGAGACCGAAGCCTTTTATCATTCACTGGCACAGCAGACCTGGTTCCTGGCACAGCGCTGGCAGGGGGCCGCGCCGGGCCTGCCCCGGTTCGAGGCATTATGCGGCTTGATCTATGCCGGTCTTGCCCTGCAGGGGCGCGAAGAGCTGGCGGACCCGGCGGTCCGCGCGCTGGCCGCAGAATGCGAGGCGCAGATTGATGACCAGGGCGGGCTGCCAACCCGCAACCCTGAGGAACTGCTGGAGGTTTTCACCCTGCTGACCTGGGCTGCGGCTGCCCTGCATGAAGCCGGGCGCGCAGTGCCGCCTGCGCATATCAATGCGATCGAGCGGATCGCCCCCACTTTGCGCACCCTGCGCCACAGCGATGGCGGGCTGGCACGGTTTCATGGCGGCGGCCGCGGATTGGAGGGGCGGCTGGACCATGCCCTCGCGGCCAGCCATGTGGCTGAGCGCCATGCGGATGGGCTGGCAATGGGGTTTGCCCGGCTGTCTGCGCGGCGGACCTCGGTACTTGTCGATGCCTCGGCGCCGCCCAAGGGCAAGGCGTCGAACTATGGCCACGCCTCGACCCTGGCGTTTGAGCTGACATCAGGGCGGCGGCCTCTGATTGTGAATTGCGGATCGGGCGAAACTTTTGGCGTCGAATGGCGCCGGGCCGGGCGCGCCACGCCTTCGCATTCCACGCTGTGTATTGAGGGGCACTCCAGCGCCCGGCTGGCCGCGCCGCATAAAACCACCGGCCATGAGGAATTGATCGAAGCGCCTGATGAGGTGCCGCTGGAGGTCAGAGACCTGGCTGATGGCTGCCGTTTTCAGGGCGGGCACAATGGCTATACTTCTCATTTCGGGCTGACCCATGCGCGCACCCTGGATTTGGCGTTTGACGGGCGGGCCCTGAGCGGCGAAGACATGCTGGTGGCGCTGGACGATGCTGCCAAGCGTCAGTTCACCAAGGTGCGGGATTCCAACGCTGAGGGCGGCATCGGCTTTGACCTCCGCCTGCATCTGCACCCTGAGGTGGACGCGGCCCTTGACTTGGGCGGCACCGCGGTATCCATGGCGCTCAAGAGCGGGGAAATCTGGGTGTTCCGCCATGACGGAACCTGCCGGCTGCGGCTGGAGCCGAGCGTTTTCCTGGAAAAGACCCGCTTGAAGCCGCGTGCGGCAAAGCAGATCGTTTTATCCGGACGCGCGATGGGTTATGCGACGCGCATCCGGTGGACGCTCAGCAAAGCGCAGGAGACTGCCATTGCCGTGCGAGACCTGAACCGGGACGAACCCGAGACGTTTGACTGA
- the purH gene encoding bifunctional phosphoribosylaminoimidazolecarboxamide formyltransferase/IMP cyclohydrolase: MTDLHPVRRALLSVSDKTGLIELGKALSARGVELLSTGGSAKALREAGLTVKDVSEVTGFPEMMDGRVKTLHPMVHGGLLALRDNDTHVAAMNEHGIGAIDLLVVNLYPFEAALARGAGYDEMIENIDIGGPAMIRAASKNHLFVNVVTDVQDYEALLAELDANDGQTSYAFRQRLSQTAYARTAAYDAAVSNWMATAIEEKTPRRRAFAGELKQTLRYGENSHQEAAFYTDGSNRPGVATAVQLQGKELSYNNINDTDAAYELVAEFDPADSAAVAIIKHANPCGVAKGATLAEAYQKAFDCDRTSAFGGIVALNQPLDAETAAKITEIFTEVVIAPGASEEAKAVFAAKKNLRLLLTDGLPEPRKAITAYKQVAGGMLVQDKDVGYVGMEDLKVVTEKAPSDAQMQDMLFAWKVAKHVKSNAIVYVKDSATVGVGAGQMSRLDSANVAAAKAGRMAAELGLEESLAKGCAVASDAFFPFADGLLEAAAAGGACVIQPGGSMRDDEVIKAANEAGLAMVFTGMRHFRH, translated from the coding sequence ATGACCGACCTTCACCCCGTACGCCGTGCGCTGCTTTCCGTATCCGACAAGACCGGCCTGATCGAGCTGGGCAAGGCGCTGTCTGCGCGCGGTGTTGAGCTGCTGTCGACCGGCGGCTCTGCCAAGGCGCTGCGTGAAGCCGGCCTAACGGTCAAGGATGTCTCGGAAGTGACCGGTTTTCCGGAGATGATGGACGGACGGGTGAAGACCCTGCATCCGATGGTGCATGGCGGCCTGCTGGCGCTGCGCGACAATGATACCCATGTTGCCGCAATGAACGAACATGGCATAGGCGCCATCGACCTGCTGGTGGTGAACCTCTACCCGTTTGAAGCGGCGCTGGCGCGCGGTGCCGGTTATGACGAGATGATTGAGAACATCGACATCGGCGGCCCGGCAATGATCCGTGCGGCCTCCAAGAACCACCTGTTCGTGAACGTTGTGACCGACGTTCAGGACTATGAGGCACTGCTGGCAGAGCTGGACGCCAACGATGGCCAGACCTCCTACGCCTTCCGCCAGCGCCTGTCGCAGACTGCCTATGCCCGCACGGCTGCCTATGACGCGGCTGTGTCGAATTGGATGGCCACGGCAATCGAAGAAAAGACCCCGCGCCGCCGCGCCTTTGCCGGCGAGCTGAAGCAGACCTTGCGTTACGGTGAAAACAGCCACCAGGAAGCGGCCTTCTATACCGATGGTTCCAACCGTCCCGGCGTGGCCACCGCCGTGCAGCTGCAGGGTAAGGAACTGAGCTACAACAACATCAACGATACTGACGCAGCCTATGAGCTGGTGGCGGAGTTCGACCCCGCCGACAGCGCCGCCGTCGCGATCATCAAACACGCCAACCCCTGCGGCGTGGCCAAGGGCGCGACCCTGGCCGAGGCCTATCAAAAGGCTTTCGACTGTGACCGCACCTCCGCATTCGGCGGCATCGTCGCGCTGAACCAGCCGCTGGACGCCGAAACCGCCGCCAAGATCACCGAGATTTTCACCGAAGTGGTGATTGCGCCCGGTGCTTCGGAGGAGGCTAAGGCGGTCTTTGCCGCCAAAAAGAACCTGCGCTTGCTGTTGACGGATGGTCTGCCCGAGCCGCGCAAAGCCATCACCGCCTACAAACAGGTGGCCGGCGGTATGCTGGTACAGGACAAGGACGTGGGCTACGTCGGCATGGAGGACTTGAAGGTGGTGACCGAAAAGGCTCCGTCTGATGCCCAGATGCAGGACATGCTGTTTGCCTGGAAAGTTGCCAAACACGTCAAATCCAACGCCATCGTCTATGTGAAGGACAGCGCCACCGTTGGCGTCGGCGCCGGCCAGATGAGCCGCTTGGACAGCGCCAATGTGGCCGCCGCCAAGGCAGGCCGTATGGCCGCCGAACTGGGCCTGGAAGAAAGCCTCGCCAAGGGCTGCGCAGTCGCTTCGGATGCGTTCTTTCCCTTCGCGGACGGGTTGCTGGAAGCTGCAGCTGCAGGCGGGGCCTGCGTCATTCAGCCGGGCGGCTCGATGCGTGACGACGAGGTGATCAAGGCGGCCAACGAGGCGGGCCTGGCCATGGTCTTCACCGGCATGCGCCACTTCCGCCACTAA
- the lspA gene encoding signal peptidase II: MAARWMIWGAGLSFLADQASKYLVIHWMGLDQRHRIDVLPPFINFRYGENTGINFGLFGGGDEASRWILIGMSLAICLALVIWIARAQKASRGMQLSAGLVIGGALGNVADRLLYGYVLDFLNTSCCGIQNPFVFNVADIFIFAGAAGLIYFDGRRKKPA; the protein is encoded by the coding sequence ATGGCAGCACGTTGGATGATCTGGGGCGCCGGCCTTTCGTTTCTGGCGGATCAGGCAAGTAAATACCTGGTAATCCACTGGATGGGGCTGGACCAGCGCCACCGGATCGACGTGCTGCCGCCGTTTATTAACTTCCGCTACGGAGAGAACACCGGCATCAACTTCGGCCTGTTCGGCGGCGGAGATGAGGCGTCACGCTGGATTCTGATCGGAATGTCACTGGCGATCTGCCTGGCCCTTGTGATCTGGATCGCCCGCGCGCAAAAGGCGTCGCGGGGCATGCAGCTCTCGGCCGGGCTGGTGATCGGCGGCGCGCTGGGCAATGTCGCAGACCGGCTGCTGTACGGATACGTGCTGGATTTCCTGAACACATCGTGCTGCGGCATCCAGAACCCGTTTGTGTTCAATGTCGCCGATATCTTCATCTTTGCAGGCGCAGCAGGGCTGATCTACTTTGATGGGCGGCGCAAAAAGCCTGCGTAG
- a CDS encoding DUF3035 domain-containing protein, producing MRIPFGVIVLAGALAVAGCGQKGLRLIQKPGTGPDEFLVLPSKPLSTPESYSSLPAPTPGGANLTDPNPQAEAVAALGGKPGALVPGSGIPSSDAALVTASSRYGVEPGVRETVAEEDAKFRHRNRRVGRIKLLPVDRYEQLYKKQTLDPHAANEQFRRAGAATPSAPPVDGF from the coding sequence ATGCGGATCCCGTTCGGAGTGATTGTTCTGGCAGGCGCGCTGGCGGTGGCCGGCTGCGGGCAAAAGGGGCTGCGCCTCATCCAGAAGCCCGGCACCGGTCCGGATGAATTCCTGGTTCTGCCCTCCAAGCCGCTAAGCACGCCGGAAAGCTACAGCAGCCTGCCGGCCCCGACGCCGGGCGGCGCCAATCTAACGGATCCCAATCCGCAGGCAGAAGCAGTTGCTGCCCTGGGCGGCAAACCTGGCGCATTGGTTCCTGGCAGCGGCATTCCGTCCAGCGATGCGGCCCTTGTGACAGCATCCAGCCGCTATGGTGTGGAACCGGGCGTGCGCGAAACGGTCGCCGAAGAGGACGCCAAGTTCCGCCACCGCAATCGCCGTGTGGGTAGGATCAAACTGTTGCCGGTGGATCGCTACGAGCAGCTTTACAAAAAGCAGACGCTGGACCCGCATGCCGCCAACGAACAATTCCGCCGTGCCGGGGCTGCTACCCCATCCGCACCGCCGGTTGACGGTTTCTGA
- a CDS encoding pitrilysin family protein codes for MIQRITLAAAALTAALTGPLWAEDEAVTAFTLDNGMEVVVLEDHRAPVVQQMVWYRAGSADEPPGQSGVAHFLEHLLFKGTDKLAPGELSATVRANGGQDNAFTSYDYTAYFQRVAADRLELMMQMESDRMTNLRLGEEDIATEREVILEERNQRTDNDPVALFREQLQAVQYLNHRYGQPVIGWRHEMESLDMEDALSFYRTYYAPNNAILVVSGDVKPQDVKALAEQYYGAIPANPDLPERFRSQEPPQTAARRITFQDPRVAQPYVQRSYLAPERDSGAQQKAAALYLLAELLGGGSTSYLANALQFDQQVAVYSGAFYSGSSLDDTSFTFLVVPAEGVSMDQAEQALDATIARFLEAGVDEAQLERIKLQLRAAEIYDRDNVNGIANRYGQALSIGLTVQDVQDWPKILQSVTADEIIAAANEVLRPETSVTGWMTRGQEVTQ; via the coding sequence ATGATCCAAAGGATCACATTGGCCGCCGCAGCGCTGACTGCTGCCCTGACTGGCCCGCTATGGGCAGAAGATGAGGCGGTGACCGCGTTCACCCTGGACAACGGCATGGAAGTGGTGGTGCTTGAGGACCATCGCGCGCCGGTGGTGCAGCAGATGGTCTGGTACCGGGCCGGCTCCGCGGATGAGCCGCCGGGCCAGTCCGGGGTTGCCCACTTCCTGGAGCATTTGCTGTTCAAGGGCACCGACAAGCTTGCCCCGGGTGAGCTGTCGGCCACCGTGCGCGCCAATGGCGGCCAGGACAACGCCTTTACCAGCTATGATTACACCGCCTATTTCCAGCGCGTCGCCGCCGACAGGCTGGAGCTGATGATGCAGATGGAAAGCGACCGGATGACCAATCTGCGGCTCGGCGAAGAAGATATCGCCACCGAGCGTGAGGTCATCCTGGAAGAGCGCAACCAGCGCACCGACAATGACCCGGTGGCCCTGTTTCGCGAACAGCTGCAGGCGGTGCAATATCTGAATCACCGTTACGGCCAGCCGGTGATCGGCTGGCGCCACGAGATGGAAAGCCTGGATATGGAGGACGCGCTGTCCTTTTACCGCACCTATTATGCGCCCAATAACGCCATCTTGGTGGTCTCCGGCGATGTGAAGCCGCAAGATGTTAAGGCGCTGGCTGAGCAGTATTATGGCGCGATCCCAGCCAACCCTGACTTGCCGGAACGCTTCCGCAGCCAGGAGCCGCCGCAGACGGCAGCCCGTCGCATCACCTTTCAGGATCCGCGGGTTGCCCAGCCCTATGTGCAACGCTCCTATCTGGCGCCTGAACGCGACAGCGGCGCCCAGCAAAAAGCTGCAGCACTTTACCTGCTGGCCGAACTCTTGGGCGGCGGCAGCACTTCTTACCTGGCCAATGCGCTGCAGTTCGACCAGCAGGTCGCCGTCTATTCCGGTGCCTTTTATTCGGGCAGCTCGCTGGATGATACGTCCTTCACCTTTCTTGTGGTTCCGGCTGAGGGTGTCAGCATGGATCAGGCCGAGCAGGCGCTGGATGCCACTATCGCCCGCTTTCTGGAAGCAGGAGTGGACGAAGCCCAGCTGGAGCGCATCAAGCTGCAGCTGCGCGCCGCTGAAATCTATGACCGCGACAACGTGAACGGAATTGCCAACCGCTATGGCCAGGCGCTCAGCATCGGGCTGACAGTGCAGGATGTGCAGGATTGGCCGAAGATCCTGCAATCGGTCACGGCGGATGAGATCATCGCCGCCGCCAATGAGGTTCTGCGGCCTGAAACGTCAGTCACCGGTTGGATGACGCGCGGCCAGGAGGTGACACAATGA
- a CDS encoding pitrilysin family protein, translating into MTLLKFIAASLLACCLALPAMAGIKIEEVTSPGGITAWLVEDHAIPFSALELRFRGGTSLDAPGKRGAVHLMTGLLEEGSGDLRAQDYARALESLAAEFSYDADKDSVSISARFLTENRKDAVALLRQTLFEPRIDQDALDRVRAQVLAGLRSDAKNPNTIAGEAFSRMAFGDHPYASDGKGTQETVSALGRQDIFDAYEAVFARDRLYVSAVGDITAEELGVLLDELLSALPAEGDPIPGPAEVTIAGGVTVVDFDTPQSVALFGQKGIKREDPDFFTAYVMNQILGGGSFETRLMTEVREKRGLTYGVYSYLVPRDLAAVYMGSVASANGKMAEAVEVIRNEWRRMAEQGVTEKELKDAQTYLTGAYPLRFDGNGRIASILAGMQMDHLPISYVETRNDRINAVTLEDVNRFAADFMDPDGLHFAIAGRPEGLETTN; encoded by the coding sequence ATGACCTTGCTGAAATTTATCGCTGCGTCTTTGCTGGCCTGCTGCTTGGCACTGCCTGCTATGGCCGGGATCAAGATCGAAGAAGTCACCTCACCCGGCGGTATCACCGCCTGGCTGGTCGAGGACCACGCGATTCCCTTCTCCGCTCTTGAGCTGCGCTTTCGCGGCGGCACCTCATTGGATGCCCCCGGCAAACGCGGGGCGGTGCACCTGATGACTGGACTGCTGGAGGAAGGCTCCGGTGATCTGCGGGCGCAGGATTATGCCCGCGCACTGGAATCTTTGGCGGCTGAGTTTTCCTATGATGCTGACAAGGATTCAGTGTCCATTTCCGCCCGCTTCCTGACCGAAAACCGCAAGGATGCAGTGGCCCTTTTGCGCCAGACCCTGTTTGAGCCGCGGATTGACCAGGATGCACTGGACCGGGTCCGGGCCCAGGTGCTGGCGGGTTTGCGGTCTGATGCCAAGAACCCGAACACAATCGCAGGCGAGGCCTTCTCCCGGATGGCTTTTGGCGACCACCCTTATGCCAGTGACGGCAAGGGAACTCAGGAGACCGTTTCCGCGCTTGGCCGGCAGGATATTTTTGATGCCTATGAGGCGGTTTTTGCCCGTGACAGACTGTACGTCAGTGCGGTGGGCGATATCACCGCCGAGGAGCTTGGTGTGCTCCTGGATGAGCTGCTGAGCGCCTTGCCGGCAGAGGGCGACCCGATTCCGGGCCCGGCTGAGGTCACTATCGCGGGCGGTGTCACTGTTGTGGATTTCGACACCCCGCAATCTGTGGCGCTGTTCGGCCAAAAGGGGATCAAGCGCGAGGATCCGGATTTCTTCACTGCCTATGTGATGAACCAGATCCTGGGCGGCGGCTCCTTTGAAACCCGGCTGATGACCGAGGTGCGGGAAAAGCGCGGGCTGACCTATGGGGTTTACTCCTATCTGGTGCCGCGTGATCTGGCGGCGGTCTATATGGGATCGGTGGCCTCGGCTAACGGCAAGATGGCCGAAGCGGTCGAGGTGATCCGCAATGAATGGCGCCGCATGGCCGAACAAGGCGTGACGGAGAAAGAGCTGAAGGATGCGCAGACCTATCTGACTGGCGCTTATCCGCTGCGCTTTGACGGCAATGGCCGTATTGCCTCAATCCTCGCGGGTATGCAGATGGACCATTTGCCGATCAGCTATGTGGAAACCCGCAACGACCGTATCAACGCGGTCACGCTGGAGGATGTGAACCGCTTTGCCGCGGATTTCATGGATCCAGACGGTTTGCATTTCGCCATTGCCGGACGCCCCGAGGGGCTGGAAACCACCAACTGA